Proteins encoded within one genomic window of Methanobacterium sp. Maddingley MBC34:
- a CDS encoding hydroxymethylbilane synthase (PFAM: Porphobilinogen deaminase, C-terminal domain; Porphobilinogen deaminase, dipyromethane cofactor binding domain~TIGRFAM: porphobilinogen deaminase) yields MQVGTRGSSLAMVQTKNIITSLSKITDEEINITVIKTTGDKIKDSQLYNMDVKGIFTKELDRAVLEEEVDFAVHSLKDLPSELNDELEIVAVPPRESPHDVLVSPYKWDELPEGATLGTSSLRREAFCKYHQKNVDIQPIRGNIDTRIKKVTSGEYQATLMAEAGLRRLGLSEHIQQRFPLDYITPAAGQGALAVVARNDSNKKDILKALNHKNSYQEIMAEKKVLEELGVGCQWPLGVCARAQGDEIELQSILLTREGELISKHSMSGPINQAEDIGLEIARRIGEDC; encoded by the coding sequence TTGCAGGTAGGTACAAGAGGAAGCAGTCTGGCCATGGTTCAAACCAAAAATATAATCACCTCTTTATCAAAAATAACAGATGAGGAAATAAACATAACCGTAATAAAAACCACAGGGGATAAAATAAAAGACTCTCAACTTTATAATATGGATGTCAAGGGAATATTCACCAAGGAACTGGACAGGGCAGTCTTGGAAGAAGAAGTTGATTTTGCTGTGCACAGTTTAAAGGACCTTCCCAGTGAATTAAATGATGAACTGGAAATTGTTGCAGTCCCACCAAGGGAATCACCACATGATGTACTGGTATCACCCTACAAATGGGATGAACTCCCTGAAGGCGCAACACTAGGGACCAGCAGCCTCAGAAGAGAGGCATTCTGCAAGTACCATCAAAAAAATGTGGATATACAGCCCATCAGGGGTAACATTGACACCAGGATCAAAAAAGTTACCAGCGGAGAATATCAGGCTACTTTAATGGCAGAGGCAGGTCTCAGAAGATTAGGGCTCTCTGAACACATCCAGCAAAGATTTCCCTTAGATTACATAACTCCCGCAGCAGGCCAGGGAGCACTGGCAGTTGTTGCCAGGAATGACAGTAATAAAAAAGACATTTTAAAAGCTTTGAATCACAAAAATTCATATCAGGAAATCATGGCTGAAAAGAAAGTTTTGGAAGAACTTGGTGTGGGCTGTCAGTGGCCTCTGGGAGTTTGTGCCCGGGCACAGGGAGATGAAATTGAACTTCAGAGTATCCTACTTACTAGAGAGGGTGAACTAATCTCTAAACATAGTATGAGTGGTCCAATAAACCAGGCTGAAGATATCGGTCTTGAAATTGCCAGACGCATTGGGGAGGATTGCTAG
- a CDS encoding TIGR00300 family protein (PFAM: LOR/SDH bifunctional enzyme conserved region~TIGRFAM: TIGR00300 family protein), with protein MYNREVKLTGHIIDSLTLPRALDLIMDMGGDFQILEFEVGKRKKDTSIARIKVSADSESLLGEILDELAEIGAMVVEIREVNLEAANKDKTLPADFYSTTNHPTFIRFQNEWILVENIEMDCMIVVDPQNQKAIIKPIGQIKKGDLVVVGREGIKVMAPQRPRGKKGVFEFMGSDASSEKPLQTLIKSIAQEVREVKSRGGKIAVVGGPAIIHTGSGPVLARMVKEGLVDVIFAGNALATHDIESALYGTSLGMCVKTGEAVARGHRHHIYAINQINQAGSIRDAVEQGVLKKGVMYECIKNDVPFVLAGSIRDDGPLPDVITDVIEAQDEMRKYVPGVDMVIMIATMLHSIAVGNILPSKVKSICVDINPATVTKLGDRGSAQVLGIVTDVGAFLPMLYHEINHFDKED; from the coding sequence ATGTATAACCGAGAAGTCAAGCTTACTGGACATATTATTGATTCACTTACTCTTCCCAGGGCCCTGGACCTAATTATGGACATGGGAGGGGACTTCCAGATACTGGAATTTGAGGTGGGTAAACGTAAAAAGGATACCAGTATCGCCAGGATTAAAGTTTCAGCAGACAGTGAATCTCTTCTGGGTGAAATTTTAGATGAACTGGCAGAAATTGGGGCCATGGTAGTGGAGATCAGGGAAGTTAATTTGGAAGCAGCCAACAAGGATAAAACCCTACCTGCTGATTTTTATTCCACCACCAACCATCCCACTTTTATCCGCTTCCAGAATGAGTGGATACTTGTGGAAAACATTGAAATGGATTGTATGATTGTGGTTGATCCCCAAAATCAGAAGGCCATCATCAAACCTATTGGTCAGATAAAGAAGGGTGACCTGGTGGTGGTGGGTCGTGAGGGAATTAAGGTTATGGCTCCTCAACGTCCCAGGGGTAAAAAGGGAGTATTTGAGTTCATGGGGAGTGATGCATCCTCAGAAAAACCACTCCAAACCCTCATAAAGAGCATTGCCCAGGAAGTACGGGAAGTAAAAAGTCGTGGGGGCAAAATTGCAGTGGTTGGTGGGCCAGCCATCATCCACACCGGTTCCGGTCCTGTTCTGGCCCGGATGGTCAAAGAAGGATTGGTGGATGTTATCTTTGCTGGTAACGCCCTGGCCACCCATGACATTGAAAGTGCACTGTATGGAACATCCCTGGGTATGTGTGTGAAGACTGGTGAAGCTGTGGCACGGGGACACCGCCACCACATCTACGCCATCAACCAGATCAACCAGGCTGGCTCCATACGGGATGCAGTGGAGCAGGGTGTGCTTAAGAAGGGAGTTATGTATGAATGTATCAAAAACGATGTTCCCTTCGTACTGGCTGGCTCCATACGGGATGATGGACCACTCCCTGATGTTATAACTGATGTAATTGAAGCCCAGGATGAGATGAGGAAGTACGTTCCTGGTGTGGATATGGTGATCATGATCGCCACCATGCTCCATTCCATAGCAGTTGGCAACATCCTACCATCCAAGGTTAAGAGCATATGCGTGGATATTAACCCTGCAACCGTTACTAAACTTGGTGATCGAGGTAGTGCACAGGTACTGGGTATTGTTACTGATGTAGGAGCATTTTTACCCATGCTTTATCATGAAATCAATCATTTTGATAAAGAGGATTAG
- a CDS encoding orotate phosphoribosyltransferase-like enzyme (PFAM: Phosphoribosyl transferase domain) gives MNQKLIEKAHELRSRGFTTGEIADELNVSKDTARWLILQGTDKTKEQAQEKAPVDFAINWKSLGGSSTRMSYVSAAMADMALQHGDVEVVVGITVSGIPFATMMAEFLDADMAVFHPIKHRKEEDARGAVSSNFASVEGKRVIIVDDVITSGGTVGEAIKVFRSLGAEPLAAVVLIDKKGLTEVEKVPVESLIRVSRLG, from the coding sequence ATGAACCAAAAACTCATTGAAAAGGCTCATGAACTTAGAAGTAGGGGTTTTACCACTGGGGAGATAGCTGACGAACTCAATGTTTCAAAAGACACTGCTCGATGGCTTATACTCCAGGGAACTGATAAAACTAAAGAACAAGCTCAGGAGAAAGCACCAGTTGATTTTGCCATTAATTGGAAAAGTTTGGGGGGTAGTTCTACTCGAATGTCATATGTTTCAGCAGCCATGGCAGACATGGCACTGCAGCACGGTGATGTGGAGGTTGTGGTGGGAATCACGGTGAGTGGAATACCATTTGCCACCATGATGGCCGAGTTTCTGGATGCAGATATGGCAGTGTTCCACCCCATTAAACACCGCAAGGAAGAGGATGCCCGTGGAGCTGTGAGCAGTAATTTCGCATCTGTTGAGGGAAAAAGAGTGATAATAGTGGATGATGTCATCACTAGTGGTGGAACAGTTGGAGAGGCAATAAAAGTCTTCCGAAGTCTTGGAGCAGAACCACTAGCAGCAGTGGTTTTAATCGACAAGAAAGGGCTCACCGAAGTGGAAAAAGTCCCTGTAGAATCACTTATAAGAGTTAGTAGACTGGGATAG
- a CDS encoding putative sugar kinase (PFAM: ATP-NAD kinase), giving the protein MIMGLVARNDVKGAVELAQEIADFLTEKKVDIVLDTPLAMELEKYQDKQCELKDMDVDMVVAIGGDGTILRTQSLISHKKIPLIGINMGTVGFLTEIDPENAFTAIEEILAGNYFVEKRNQLLVWHNHELSPALNEVVLMTRKPAKMLHIQISVDDEIMEELRADGLIIATPSGSTAYSMSAGGPIIDPRVEAFVIVPICPFKLGARPTVVSNGSTIKVKLLREGKKAIAVIDGQFEEEINYMDEIIFRKSDNCAYFVRLTKDFYRKVREKLTQGGIN; this is encoded by the coding sequence ATGATCATGGGATTGGTGGCTCGTAATGACGTAAAAGGCGCAGTGGAACTTGCTCAGGAAATTGCTGACTTTTTAACCGAAAAAAAGGTGGATATTGTCCTGGACACTCCCCTGGCCATGGAACTGGAGAAATATCAGGATAAACAATGTGAACTGAAGGACATGGATGTGGACATGGTGGTTGCTATTGGGGGAGATGGAACCATCCTCCGTACCCAGAGTTTAATCAGCCACAAAAAAATTCCTCTAATTGGAATTAACATGGGAACTGTTGGATTTTTAACCGAAATAGATCCTGAAAACGCTTTCACTGCCATTGAAGAAATTCTTGCCGGTAATTATTTTGTGGAAAAAAGAAACCAGCTTTTGGTATGGCACAATCATGAGTTATCCCCAGCCCTAAATGAAGTGGTGCTAATGACCCGCAAACCCGCCAAAATGCTTCACATCCAGATCAGTGTGGATGATGAGATAATGGAGGAACTACGTGCTGATGGGCTTATAATTGCCACACCCAGTGGCTCTACGGCCTATTCCATGTCTGCAGGTGGTCCCATTATTGATCCCCGGGTTGAAGCATTTGTAATAGTTCCCATATGCCCCTTTAAATTGGGGGCCAGACCAACTGTTGTATCCAATGGAAGCACCATAAAGGTTAAACTCCTTCGGGAAGGTAAAAAGGCCATTGCAGTTATTGATGGTCAGTTTGAGGAAGAGATCAACTACATGGATGAAATTATCTTCCGCAAATCAGATAACTGTGCATACTTTGTGCGCCTCACCAAAGATTTCTACCGGAAAGTACGTGAAAAGTTAACCCAGGGCGGAATCAATTAA
- a CDS encoding putative dehydrogenase (PFAM: Oxidoreductase family, NAD-binding Rossmann fold; Oxidoreductase family, C-terminal alpha/beta domain), protein MKKLNVGVVGVGAMGHNHVRVYTRLKNANLMAVSDLMKGTLAEVSKKYNTVGFVDYDNVLKMPEIDAVSICVPTTYHYEVVMSAIEQGKHVLVEKPIAFTLKEAKDMVKAARKQGVKLATGHVERFNPAVLEAKKLLREKLIGEVVSVSAKRVGPFPPRIKDVGVTIDLAIHEVDVMAYLMDSPVSKVYAHVGSRLEKCEYEDHAEIMMEFYNNAIGMLEVNWLTPYKKRQLEVTGTDGIISLDYIDQTVEIFGKNARNVRVPHHEPLMVELESFLNAIMLDEKPKITGEDGIHALKTVLAAMKSAKEKVPVKIDMD, encoded by the coding sequence GTGAAGAAGTTAAACGTGGGAGTTGTTGGTGTAGGGGCCATGGGCCATAACCACGTAAGGGTATACACCCGATTAAAAAACGCCAACCTAATGGCAGTCTCTGATCTCATGAAAGGTACCCTGGCGGAAGTTTCTAAGAAATACAACACCGTGGGCTTTGTTGATTATGATAATGTACTTAAAATGCCGGAAATTGATGCAGTGAGTATATGTGTCCCCACCACTTATCACTACGAGGTGGTGATGAGTGCCATTGAACAGGGAAAACATGTGCTGGTGGAAAAACCCATTGCATTCACCCTGAAGGAAGCTAAGGACATGGTCAAAGCAGCCAGAAAACAGGGAGTGAAACTGGCTACAGGCCACGTGGAACGGTTCAACCCGGCAGTTCTAGAAGCTAAAAAGCTTTTAAGAGAAAAATTAATCGGGGAAGTGGTTTCAGTTTCAGCCAAACGGGTGGGTCCATTCCCTCCAAGGATAAAAGATGTGGGCGTGACTATAGACCTTGCCATCCACGAGGTGGATGTGATGGCTTACTTAATGGACAGTCCGGTTTCAAAGGTATATGCCCACGTGGGCAGTAGACTGGAAAAATGTGAATACGAGGATCATGCTGAGATCATGATGGAATTTTACAACAATGCCATTGGTATGTTAGAGGTGAACTGGCTAACACCTTATAAAAAACGACAGCTGGAAGTAACTGGTACTGATGGTATAATCTCACTGGATTACATTGACCAGACTGTGGAGATATTTGGTAAAAATGCCCGGAATGTTCGGGTACCACACCACGAACCCCTTATGGTGGAGTTGGAATCATTCTTAAATGCCATTATGCTGGATGAAAAACCAAAAATTACCGGGGAAGATGGGATACATGCCCTTAAAACAGTCTTAGCAGCAATGAAATCAGCCAAAGAGAAAGTTCCAGTTAAAATTGATATGGATTAA
- a CDS encoding arginine decarboxylase (PFAM: Pyruvoyl-dependent arginine decarboxylase (PvlArgDC)~TIGRFAM: arginine decarboxylase, pyruvoyl-dependent), whose amino-acid sequence MKVSITSGRSEGPTRLNAFDNALLDAGIGDVNLITVSSILPKDTEIVKLPHITEGKMVNCVLACAHSDQPEDLITAAVAVATSDDFGCVVEHSGVNQDPDLIIEEAETMVKYMMQVRGLNIREIIIAHESHKVKEEAVALAAVVYLE is encoded by the coding sequence ATGAAAGTTTCAATAACATCAGGAAGATCAGAAGGACCCACCAGGCTAAATGCCTTTGATAATGCCCTTTTAGATGCGGGTATTGGTGACGTGAACCTCATAACAGTATCCAGTATACTCCCTAAAGACACAGAGATAGTCAAACTCCCTCACATTACGGAGGGTAAAATGGTAAATTGTGTATTGGCCTGCGCACATTCGGACCAACCCGAAGATTTAATAACCGCTGCAGTGGCAGTGGCTACCTCTGATGATTTTGGATGTGTGGTGGAACACTCCGGGGTGAACCAGGACCCAGATTTGATCATAGAAGAAGCAGAAACCATGGTAAAATACATGATGCAGGTGAGGGGTCTCAACATCAGGGAAATCATCATAGCACATGAAAGCCATAAAGTAAAAGAAGAAGCAGTGGCACTGGCTGCTGTAGTATATCTTGAATGA
- a CDS encoding translation initiation factor 5A precursor (eIF-5A) (PFAM: Eukaryotic elongation factor 5A hypusine, DNA-binding OB fold~TIGRFAM: translation initiation factor eIF-5A) has translation MTKVVEVKTLKVGKYVVLDGEASKVVSIQTSSPGKHGAAKARVDAVGVFDNQKRGLVKPVDAKIEVPIIDKRTAQVLALMGSDIQLMDLETYETFEVPIPDDLSDKLIEGAEVGYIVAMGNKKLMRIK, from the coding sequence ATGACTAAGGTAGTGGAAGTTAAAACGCTTAAAGTAGGTAAATATGTGGTATTAGATGGTGAAGCATCTAAAGTAGTGAGTATTCAGACTTCATCCCCAGGTAAGCACGGAGCAGCAAAGGCTCGGGTGGATGCTGTGGGAGTTTTCGACAACCAGAAAAGAGGTCTGGTAAAACCTGTGGATGCCAAGATAGAAGTCCCTATAATAGATAAACGAACCGCCCAGGTACTGGCTTTAATGGGCAGTGATATTCAGCTCATGGACCTGGAAACCTATGAAACCTTCGAAGTCCCAATACCAGATGATCTGAGTGATAAATTGATTGAAGGGGCAGAAGTTGGCTACATTGTGGCCATGGGCAATAAGAAACTCATGAGAATTAAATAA
- a CDS encoding arabinose efflux permease family protein (PFAM: Major Facilitator Superfamily~TIGRFAM: drug resistance transporter, EmrB/QacA subfamily), producing the protein MEPQFSFKDRKVNKTAILLIATLATFLTPFMGTSLIIALPTIANDLAVNAILLSWISTAYILTSAMFAVPFGKIADIYGMKKIFTYGIVILTIASFLAAISPSAEILILSRAIQGIASAMIFVTALAIISSVFPPKERGKAIGINITAGYIGLVMGPALGGFLTEYLGWRSIFYLIVPLCLLVIALIFWKMKGEWAGCEGEKLDYWGTLLYILMLALILIGFSTVTGTFGIIMVVLGIIGFVSFVIWELRIENPVLEVRLFFENRRFAFSNLAMLIIYMGTFAVSFLLSLYLQYIKGFDPKVTGLVLVVQTVFMVIMSPIAGRLSDKFDPGKLASLGMAITTIGLVILALISEETSLYIIISSLAIIGIGIGIFSAPNMNAIMGSVERKYYGVASATVSTMRLLGQTFGMGMILIIFAVYIGAVQFTPQNYPELLTSIKITFIISVILSLIAIFASLFRNK; encoded by the coding sequence ATGGAACCACAATTTTCTTTTAAAGATAGAAAAGTAAATAAAACCGCAATTTTACTCATTGCTACTTTGGCTACATTTTTAACTCCATTTATGGGGACTTCATTAATTATTGCACTCCCTACAATTGCAAACGATTTAGCAGTTAATGCCATTCTTTTAAGCTGGATTTCAACCGCCTACATTCTAACATCTGCCATGTTTGCAGTGCCTTTCGGTAAAATTGCCGATATTTATGGAATGAAAAAGATTTTTACTTATGGTATTGTAATTTTAACAATTGCTTCTTTTCTGGCAGCCATATCTCCTTCAGCCGAAATACTTATTCTAAGCAGGGCTATCCAGGGTATTGCCAGTGCAATGATATTCGTAACAGCGCTGGCCATTATATCATCAGTATTTCCCCCTAAAGAAAGAGGTAAAGCAATAGGAATAAATATCACTGCCGGTTATATAGGGCTGGTCATGGGCCCAGCATTAGGAGGGTTTTTAACTGAGTATTTGGGCTGGAGAAGTATTTTTTATTTAATTGTGCCTTTGTGTTTACTGGTAATTGCACTCATATTCTGGAAAATGAAAGGAGAATGGGCCGGATGTGAAGGTGAAAAACTGGACTACTGGGGAACCTTACTATATATTCTCATGCTTGCACTAATTTTAATAGGATTCTCCACTGTTACCGGAACTTTTGGAATTATAATGGTTGTTTTAGGCATTATAGGATTTGTAAGTTTCGTTATATGGGAATTAAGGATTGAAAATCCAGTTTTAGAGGTAAGGTTATTTTTTGAAAATAGAAGGTTCGCCTTCTCTAATCTGGCCATGCTCATAATCTACATGGGTACATTTGCAGTGAGTTTTCTACTCAGCCTGTACTTACAGTATATAAAAGGATTTGATCCGAAAGTAACTGGACTAGTTCTGGTAGTTCAAACAGTTTTCATGGTGATCATGTCGCCAATTGCAGGTAGACTTTCTGATAAATTCGATCCTGGAAAATTAGCTTCACTGGGAATGGCAATAACCACCATTGGTCTGGTAATATTGGCATTGATAAGCGAAGAAACAAGTTTATACATTATAATATCAAGCTTAGCCATTATAGGGATTGGAATTGGAATATTTTCAGCTCCCAACATGAATGCCATCATGGGATCAGTGGAAAGGAAATATTACGGTGTGGCTTCTGCAACAGTAAGTACAATGAGACTTTTAGGCCAAACTTTCGGTATGGGAATGATTTTAATAATATTTGCAGTTTACATTGGGGCTGTTCAATTTACTCCACAAAATTATCCAGAACTCTTAACCAGTATTAAAATAACCTTCATTATTTCAGTAATATTAAGTTTAATAGCAATTTTTGCATCCCTATTTAGAAATAAGTGA
- a CDS encoding UDP-N-acetylmuramyl pentapeptide synthase (PFAM: Mur ligase middle domain) yields the protein MKILIVDMTHGGTVLASEFSKRTDCNVFAWDIYQTLSEEDISLLEDQGIELVDESFYGDHFNENISLDSDNLNLSLDSNLNLSPESDNFNIFLENDNSKLLVVAPVHCNLPHPPHMTHHHAVGFLLKDQITVPIIEITGVKGKTSTAAMLKEIYRDENPLILSSRGVEVVSDGEEITLQRDISITPASIITAWELAQKFYKDKKFHKDKSYTDKIPGVGICIFESSLGGTGLADVGVITNIAEDYTIAKGSSSASKAKLQMFESKVVVCDNDSYQEIYSHHTSLDSHTSVNVQASINQKPNTFSIGNGKNDNVNVKAQNINYGLHKTVFHVEVTDLKTINGKSINTSFEVSTFAPAQHHLENTLSAITAALSMGTPTASVIKGLENFIGLPGRTSLCNRGEMTIIQEINPGINVTAVKKAVDMIKGYEKPALILGGSYGVTCEEIDEKSLSNFLADMNDDVFLILTGVLGRSIWEKMGKSHNYRNNIEDALNEVDKAGAKNILLVYRSNFSELSRR from the coding sequence ATGAAAATTCTCATAGTGGACATGACCCATGGCGGAACCGTACTGGCCTCTGAATTTTCTAAAAGAACAGATTGTAATGTTTTTGCATGGGACATCTACCAAACGTTATCTGAGGAAGATATATCCCTACTGGAAGATCAGGGAATAGAACTGGTTGATGAATCCTTTTATGGGGATCATTTCAATGAAAATATCTCCCTAGATAGTGATAATTTGAATCTCTCCCTAGATAGTAACTTGAATCTCTCCCCAGAAAGTGATAACTTTAATATCTTCTTGGAAAATGATAACTCTAAATTACTGGTTGTAGCTCCTGTCCACTGTAATCTGCCCCACCCCCCCCATATGACCCACCACCATGCAGTGGGGTTTCTCTTAAAAGACCAGATAACTGTGCCGATAATTGAAATCACTGGGGTGAAGGGTAAAACCAGCACCGCAGCCATGCTTAAGGAAATATACCGCGATGAAAACCCGCTGATATTAAGTAGCCGGGGTGTTGAAGTTGTTAGTGATGGAGAAGAAATCACTCTCCAAAGGGACATCAGCATAACCCCTGCCAGTATTATAACTGCCTGGGAACTTGCACAGAAATTTTATAAAGATAAAAAATTCCATAAAGATAAATCTTATACAGATAAAATCCCCGGAGTAGGTATCTGCATATTTGAAAGTTCCCTGGGAGGAACCGGCCTGGCAGATGTAGGAGTTATCACCAATATCGCCGAGGACTATACCATAGCCAAGGGAAGCAGCAGTGCCAGTAAAGCCAAGCTTCAGATGTTTGAAAGCAAAGTAGTGGTCTGTGATAATGATTCTTACCAGGAAATTTATTCCCATCATACTTCCTTAGACTCTCATACTTCAGTAAATGTTCAGGCTTCAATAAACCAGAAACCGAATACATTCTCCATTGGTAATGGAAAAAATGATAACGTAAATGTTAAAGCGCAGAATATTAATTATGGGCTTCATAAGACAGTATTCCATGTGGAAGTAACAGATCTTAAAACAATAAATGGGAAGTCAATAAACACTTCCTTTGAAGTCTCCACTTTTGCCCCTGCCCAGCATCACCTTGAAAATACCCTTTCTGCAATAACTGCCGCTTTATCCATGGGAACGCCTACGGCTTCGGTGATTAAAGGTCTGGAAAACTTCATTGGACTGCCTGGCAGAACATCCCTGTGTAATAGGGGCGAAATGACTATTATTCAAGAGATCAATCCTGGAATTAACGTCACTGCTGTTAAAAAAGCAGTTGATATGATAAAAGGTTATGAAAAACCAGCCCTGATCCTAGGAGGAAGTTATGGTGTAACCTGTGAAGAGATTGATGAAAAATCGCTTTCAAACTTTTTAGCTGACATGAACGATGATGTGTTCCTGATATTAACCGGAGTTTTGGGTCGCAGTATATGGGAAAAGATGGGAAAAAGCCATAATTATCGTAATAACATAGAAGATGCACTTAATGAGGTAGATAAGGCTGGAGCGAAAAATATATTACTCGTATATCGTTCCAATTTTTCAGAATTAAGCAGGAGATAA
- a CDS encoding agmatinase (PFAM: Arginase family~TIGRFAM: agmatinase) has product MHLYTENPLKFAFSQTECEYSDLNEYKPAFGILGVPFDSTTTYQPGARYGPLFVREASYNFEKYNLFLDKSLNTRIQDIGNLESIPGNFQRTCLNLESVISSLLEEGIIPITIGGEHSISYGVLKAYNTIDSLQDVTILHFDAHMDLRDDYMGEKYSHATVMRRIHDLKPGHIIQMGIRSTSKAETQFAQDEGIDYYTHPEIKDDIQGMEKIIHQIEGPVYVTVDMDVLDPSYAPSVGTPTPGGLSPLELEKLIFSLEGKDVVGLDVVEVSSNSIGDITSINAAKTILDFLFLQ; this is encoded by the coding sequence ATGCATTTATACACTGAAAATCCTCTTAAATTTGCTTTTTCCCAGACGGAGTGTGAATACTCCGATCTAAATGAATATAAACCCGCCTTTGGTATTTTAGGTGTGCCCTTTGATAGCACCACCACCTACCAACCAGGGGCAAGATACGGGCCTCTTTTTGTAAGGGAGGCATCCTACAATTTTGAAAAATACAACTTATTTTTGGATAAAAGTCTGAATACACGCATCCAGGATATTGGAAATCTGGAATCTATTCCTGGAAACTTTCAAAGAACCTGTTTAAACTTAGAATCCGTTATATCCTCCCTTTTAGAGGAGGGAATTATTCCCATAACCATTGGAGGGGAACACAGTATAAGTTATGGTGTTTTAAAGGCTTATAACACTATAGATTCCCTGCAGGATGTTACTATTCTCCATTTTGATGCTCATATGGACCTTCGGGATGATTATATGGGGGAAAAATATTCCCACGCCACTGTTATGAGACGGATACATGATCTTAAACCAGGACATATAATTCAGATGGGAATCCGGTCTACTTCTAAAGCTGAAACACAATTTGCTCAGGATGAAGGAATTGATTATTACACTCATCCAGAGATAAAGGATGATATTCAGGGGATGGAAAAGATAATCCACCAGATAGAGGGTCCGGTTTATGTAACTGTGGATATGGATGTGCTTGATCCATCTTATGCTCCCAGTGTTGGTACTCCCACACCCGGCGGGCTGAGCCCATTGGAACTGGAAAAACTGATCTTTTCTCTTGAGGGGAAAGATGTTGTTGGATTGGATGTGGTTGAGGTTTCATCAAACTCCATTGGAGATATTACCTCAATCAATGCCGCAAAAACAATTTTGGACTTCCTGTTTCTGCAGTGA
- a CDS encoding inositol monophosphatase/fructose-1,6-bisphosphatase family protein (PFAM: Inositol monophosphatase family): protein MNGEDQEFWGGVCHELIEESQKAITPLIGSQKGGEIVKMGADGTPTTFIDLVAENKVMEVLKGVGRPLTLISEEIGEVMIGDGPSEAILVVDPLDGTSNAVKNIPAYGISVAVAPIPPGKKGPLTIPDIQMGVVKNYATDDVYSAVKGKGAFINGNILTPSLKQDLAHISLGAYVYRMDMGKIEILCKSVRRMRILGAVAIELSYVADGTYDAFVDVKNNLRLVDVAAAKLILEESGGIVTDSNGESLNGRLNVLEKTSIIATCNAVIHGKIMDILEGI, encoded by the coding sequence ATGAATGGAGAAGATCAAGAATTTTGGGGTGGAGTCTGCCATGAGTTAATTGAAGAATCTCAAAAGGCAATAACTCCTCTTATAGGATCCCAAAAAGGAGGGGAAATAGTTAAAATGGGGGCTGATGGAACTCCCACCACCTTCATTGATCTTGTGGCTGAAAACAAGGTTATGGAAGTTCTTAAAGGAGTTGGAAGACCCTTAACTCTTATAAGTGAAGAAATTGGTGAAGTTATGATTGGTGATGGTCCGTCTGAGGCCATACTGGTTGTGGACCCCCTTGATGGTACCAGCAACGCAGTGAAGAACATACCTGCCTATGGTATCTCTGTGGCAGTGGCACCCATTCCTCCCGGAAAAAAAGGCCCTCTAACTATCCCGGATATTCAGATGGGTGTGGTGAAAAACTACGCCACAGACGATGTTTACAGTGCAGTTAAGGGTAAAGGAGCTTTTATCAATGGGAATATTCTCACACCGTCCCTTAAACAGGATTTAGCCCATATATCTTTGGGAGCTTACGTTTACAGAATGGACATGGGAAAAATAGAGATTCTCTGTAAGAGTGTCAGGAGAATGAGAATCTTGGGGGCAGTGGCAATAGAACTCTCCTATGTTGCAGATGGAACCTACGATGCATTTGTTGATGTAAAAAATAATCTACGATTAGTGGATGTTGCCGCAGCCAAGCTTATCCTGGAAGAAAGTGGGGGGATAGTGACAGATTCCAACGGGGAATCCCTTAATGGGAGGTTAAATGTTCTGGAGAAAACTTCCATTATAGCTACTTGTAATGCAGTTATTCATGGGAAAATAATGGATATATTGGAGGGGATTTAA